Sequence from the Parvicella tangerina genome:
GTCTCACCTTTTTTAGCAATATGGTATTTCTCTTTCGCTTTATTCTTTTTCGGCTGAAGGTAGATGATATCGCCTGGTAGTAGCACGTCCTCTTTGGTTAAGTCGTTATACTTATATAACTGCCATAGCCCAAGATCAAATTCCTTCGCAATCTTATAATACGTATCACCAGTCTTAACAGTTACAAACTTAATTTTGTTTTTTGACACTTCTATCATGTGCACATTAACCATAGATGAAGCTTCAATTTCAAGCAGCTCAGTCATCCCTGGGGTCGAAGCTAGTTCTGGGTCCTTCGGTTCAAATGAATCCTGCATTTTATCATACTTATACAATTCATGTTGTTCAATCAGTTTGATCAGCAAATCAGGATATTTTGGGTTAGTTGCATAACCAGCTTTTTTCAACCCCTTTGCCCATGACTTGTAATCCGTAACATCATACTCATATAGAAATTGATACCTGCTTTTCTGAAGAAAAACCGAATGATCTTCGAACGACTCGTGGGCAGTTAAATATTTTCTAAAACAATCATCTTTGTGATCATCATCCTTATTAATTGTCTCTCCTGTCCAACCATGACACTTGATGCCGAAATGGTTATTCGCGTATCTCGCCAATTCAGAATTTCCGTTTGCACTTTCCAGAATTCCCTGTGCTAGAGTGATTGATGCAGGAATATTATACTCTACCATCTGGCGAATAGCTTCATCCTTCCACATCTCTATGTATTCATTTCTTGAGATCACGCGCTCTGAAGGTTGTGCCCAAGTATTTAATGAATAGTAAAATACTGCTGTAAATAAAAGAAGATATCTTTTAAATCCTTTCGTTGACATTGTATTGTTTTTGTTGTTTGCGAGGTCTGTTACGCAAGGTTATTAACAATGGTTACGAAAAATGTTAAAAACTTTTTTATTTTTCAAAAAGATGAATGACCACTCGTCTGTTTCTAGCCCTATTTGCACTTGAATCATTCGCAACCATGGGCTTATCTTCACCGTAGCCAACGGTATTGATCGTGTTAGGCACTTTTTGATATTCAAAGAATGACTTTACAAACAAGGCTCTTTCTTGAGACAATTGAAGATTATCTTGACTACTACCAACATCATCTGTGTGTCCCTCGATCACCACTTCCATCATAGGGTTCTCTTTGAGATACTGGATCAGATCACTAAATTGTTCAAACTCCTCCTCACTACTACTGAAATCACCAGAGTCAAAATTAATGTTCTCAAATACTAAAGTTTTGACTGGCTTTCCCTGCATTGGGCTTTGAACAGGTATCAGGGAGAGGTTATCAACGATGTAATAGGCATCTCGATATCCGGTCTTCTTACTAAATGCTATACGATCCTGATATTTCCGATACAACAGATCTGTTTCAGCAAGAAAACACCCCAGATGTAAAAATTTCTCACCGCCTTTAGCCGTGTAATTCACCTTAATCGTGCTCCAAACATCATTCAGATCTAAAAACTTTTCTCCTTTAATAGCAATATCTGAAGGCACAACCATCTCCATGAGTAAGGTCTCTGGTTTAGCGCTATCCTTTGTAAAAACAACTCCCAACTCATTCAAGTAATACAACGCCATTTTTGGTTGCGTGAGACTAATTGAGAACTGATAAACCTCTCCTGCCTTTAAAGGCTCATTTAGTCGGGTTGAAATATACTCTCTGTAATGATCGTAGGGATTATACCCTACCAAACCTGCATAAGAATTCCCTTCGAACGGAACTACATTTATAATGTAGCTTTTTGGATTAGAATACGCATCTTCAGCTGCACATGTACTGATTAAATCTGGCGTAGTTCTGGTTCCATGCGTTCCAAACCAACCTGAAGGATAAAACTCTCCCAATGTCTGAGGACACTGATCCATCTCCTCAAAACCGCCATTGACGATCAAGTTCTGAGACCAACTCTTTACTGCAACTAAAACTATAAGTACTACTAATAATTTCTTCATGGTGAACTACACCATAACGTAAAAACTTTGCAAAAGGATACAACAGAAAAGTTGAAAGTTTAATAATTGGTCTTTATTAACGTCAAGTGTTTAAAATCAGGTTCTTCCTCCGTTCCGAAGTTTCGGAATCGGAGTCAGCATGACAACCTATAATTTTTTGAACGAGTCGCCCAACCACTTGGAAAAAATCTCCTTAAGCGGAATTAAGCTTTTCGGAAAAACTTTTGGAATTGCGTGTATAAATACTTAATATATAAATAGTTAAACTTAAAAAACAAATATTCTATGCAATATCCAAAAACATTGTCTCTAATTTTAGGCTTAGCCGCTACATCTTTGATGATTGGTCAAAATTACGCTCCAATCAAGGATGTATCTACACTCAAAAAGCACGAAATAGTGTTATCGAAAACATTTCCAAGCAAATTTGAACACCTGAAAATAAAGAATGTCTATAAGATTAATGACAAACATACGGCAGTGGGCTATCTAGAAGATGAGACGTACCACGAAGTTGTTGTAAACAACAATAAGGAAGAAATGTTATTAGTGGCTAATTCCGTTGAGGTGACAACTAAGGAAGTTCCAGGTATTATTCAGCAAAATTGGAAAGAATCCTTTGGCAAGAAATGGAAAATGGACAAGGTACTTTATTCAAAAACACCCTATGGAGAGGATTTCTATACTGTAGTAATGTACCAAACTAATAAAGACAATTCAAAAGAATGGAATCGTGAACATTACGATGAATACGGTAAGGAACACCGTGTGGCATTTTAACAAATCCAGCCAAGAAGTATGCTTTTATCGCTTAAGGTTATTCTCATACAGGTCAATCCATTCCTCAGGCGACATTTTTTGAATAAGTTCACCAAGTAGGTCATAAGGAATATCATCCATGCGCTTAAAACGAATACAGCTTTTACCCATATCTAGCTTGTACTTTGAATGTTTGTAATACTCATCCACAAACCAATCATACAATTCCTTGTTTGCATAGATCCCCATGTGATAAAAGCCAATAAAGTTCTTTTGAGAGGCAATACTCAAAAACGGCAAGGGGAGTTTTGGATCACAATGGTAACCCTCTGGATAAACACTATGCGGTACTACATAACCAATCATACCATACGAAAGTTCTTCTTGAAAGCCATCTGGAAGATTCTTCAAAATGACCTCCCTCAACTTATTCATATAAGGCTTTCTTTCTTCCGGAATATTCTCCAGATACTCTTGAACGGTCGCAGCTTCAACACGCATAATCTTGTTTTTGGTTTCACTAAAGATACAAAAAAGGGTGGGACGTAAAAATACCCACCCTTTTCACAAAGTCGTTTTTTCTTATTTAAATGCCGCAATTCCTGTCACGTCCATTCCAGTAATCAATAAATGAATATCATGTGTACCCTCATAAGTAATTACAGACTCCAGGTTAGCCATGTGTCTCATGATTGAGTATTCATTTGTGATTCCCATCGCTCCGTGAATTTGTCTGGCTTCCCGGGCGATTTTCAATGCCATGTCAACATTATTTCTTTTTGCCATAGAAATTTGAGCAGATGTCGCTCTTCCTTCATTTCTCAACTGACCCAGTCTATACGTCAGCAACTGTGCTTTAGTGATCTCTGTGATCATCTCGGCTAATTTTTTTTGAACCAGCTGAAAACTTGCAATTGGTTTGTCAAATTGAATTCTCTCTTTTGAATACCTCAAGGCTGAATCATAACAATCCAATGCTGCTCCAATAGCTCCCCATGCAATCCCATACCTAGCTGAATCCAAACATTGAAGTGGTGCACCTAAACCATCTTTACCTGGTAATAAGTTCTCCTTGGGAACTTTCACATCGTTAAAGATCAACTCACCCGTAGCTGATGCTCTCAGTGAGTGCTTACCATGCATTTCAGGTGTTTCGAAGCCTTCCATACCTCTCTCTACGATCAACCCTTTGATTCTTCCCGTTTCATCTTTGGCCCAAACTACTGCAACTTGCGCAAATGGAGCATTTGAGATCCACATTTTAGCCCCGTTCAACAGATAGTGATCACCCATATCTTTAATGTTCGTGATCATGCCTCCTGGGTTACTTCCATGATCTGGCTCAGTCAAGCCAAAACACCCCATGTATTCACCTGTAGCTAACTTAGGAAGGTATTTTTTTCTTTGTTCTTCATTACCAAACTTCCAAATTGGGTACATTACCAATGAACTCTGAACAGAACTCGTAGAACGTAATCCTGAATCACATCTTTCTAACTCTTGCATAATCAAGCCATAACTGATCTGATCCAGACCAGCACCACCATATTCCGCAGGGATATACGGTCCGAAACCGCCTATCTCTCCAAGACCTGGAATGATTTGAGAAGGGAAATCCGCTCGTTCGTAATAATCTTCAATGATCGGACTCACCTCTTTCTTCACCCATGCTCTAGCTGAATCTCGGATCAACTTATGCTCATCAGTAAGCAGCTCGTCCATCAAATAATAATCGTGTGCTTCGTATCTATCTGTACCCATAGTTTTTACTAAAAAAGTTTGTGCAAAAGTAACAATTTATCAACCAGGTGGTTCGATATTTTACGATCAAAAACCACCACCTCTTGAATTGCTAATTATTGTTAAGCAGGTTGAAGCACCATGTTTTTTTTCTACCTTGTTGCTATGAAATTGGACAAGCTCTGGATAGCGGCAATTCTGAACATCATCTTTCTGGCCTCTAGCTTCATTTTAGCGAAAGAGGTTGTAGACAAAGGACAAGCCTATGATTCACTGATGCATGAACATGTAAAGATCTTAGGTTTTAAAGATCGACTATTAAATCAGGATGAATGGGTGCTTTTAATCTCTGGAAAAGTAATCACTAGTGTGAAAGACACCGTTTGGCTCGAGAAGAAAAAGACTTCTGAGCTCAAACTTAGAGCAGCTCAGGAAAACTATGAACAGGCTCTTGAGATGTCTAAGTTCATCTGGTATGCTGCTGCTGGC
This genomic interval carries:
- a CDS encoding DUF1801 domain-containing protein; the encoded protein is MRVEAATVQEYLENIPEERKPYMNKLREVILKNLPDGFQEELSYGMIGYVVPHSVYPEGYHCDPKLPLPFLSIASQKNFIGFYHMGIYANKELYDWFVDEYYKHSKYKLDMGKSCIRFKRMDDIPYDLLGELIQKMSPEEWIDLYENNLKR
- a CDS encoding glucosaminidase domain-containing protein, which encodes MSTKGFKRYLLLFTAVFYYSLNTWAQPSERVISRNEYIEMWKDEAIRQMVEYNIPASITLAQGILESANGNSELARYANNHFGIKCHGWTGETINKDDDHKDDCFRKYLTAHESFEDHSVFLQKSRYQFLYEYDVTDYKSWAKGLKKAGYATNPKYPDLLIKLIEQHELYKYDKMQDSFEPKDPELASTPGMTELLEIEASSMVNVHMIEVSKNKIKFVTVKTGDTYYKIAKEFDLGLWQLYKYNDLTKEDVLLPGDIIYLQPKKNKAKEKYHIAKKGETMNDIAQQYGVKLKKLYKRNEGMFGKSLEEGQQINLR
- a CDS encoding acyl-CoA dehydrogenase family protein; its protein translation is MGTDRYEAHDYYLMDELLTDEHKLIRDSARAWVKKEVSPIIEDYYERADFPSQIIPGLGEIGGFGPYIPAEYGGAGLDQISYGLIMQELERCDSGLRSTSSVQSSLVMYPIWKFGNEEQRKKYLPKLATGEYMGCFGLTEPDHGSNPGGMITNIKDMGDHYLLNGAKMWISNAPFAQVAVVWAKDETGRIKGLIVERGMEGFETPEMHGKHSLRASATGELIFNDVKVPKENLLPGKDGLGAPLQCLDSARYGIAWGAIGAALDCYDSALRYSKERIQFDKPIASFQLVQKKLAEMITEITKAQLLTYRLGQLRNEGRATSAQISMAKRNNVDMALKIAREARQIHGAMGITNEYSIMRHMANLESVITYEGTHDIHLLITGMDVTGIAAFK
- a CDS encoding OmpA family protein is translated as MKKLLVVLIVLVAVKSWSQNLIVNGGFEEMDQCPQTLGEFYPSGWFGTHGTRTTPDLISTCAAEDAYSNPKSYIINVVPFEGNSYAGLVGYNPYDHYREYISTRLNEPLKAGEVYQFSISLTQPKMALYYLNELGVVFTKDSAKPETLLMEMVVPSDIAIKGEKFLDLNDVWSTIKVNYTAKGGEKFLHLGCFLAETDLLYRKYQDRIAFSKKTGYRDAYYIVDNLSLIPVQSPMQGKPVKTLVFENINFDSGDFSSSEEEFEQFSDLIQYLKENPMMEVVIEGHTDDVGSSQDNLQLSQERALFVKSFFEYQKVPNTINTVGYGEDKPMVANDSSANRARNRRVVIHLFEK